The genomic segment CAAGGTAAAATTGTATTGAAAGTGATATAGAACAGATTTTTTCGAATTGAGAACTTGAAGCTTACGTATTTTGGGCTAAATTTGAGCGTGTATGAGAGGGTTAATTTTCAGCCATATTGTCTGGTTATTAGCGATTGATATGCGGGTAGGTGAATCGCCTAGCTCACTATGATATCGATTTTATTGTTGAGTTCAAAATATCAAAAACTTCATAAAACATCAGTTGATTTTTGAAGAAGTTTTTGATTAATTACCCTCAATAGTCATGCGTTAACTGTATGGTTTATTTATTAAACGATGTACTCATCAGTACATTTTTAAAGGTATGTGTTGATTTAAGGGCGTTAGCATATATGTATAACACTGCAAAAAAACAAGTGTGGTTCGGTGAATTAAGAACTGCAAGAGGCACGTCAATCGTCGTTCATGATAACCGTTTACCTGACGCGTCACCTGGACGGATCTACTTATTCAATGCGAGTCGAAATACCATTGGTGAGTATGTCGAAGATATTGTTAAAGTGAATCTTCATGAACTTGATGATGCGCAACTTGCTGCGGCAAAAGCTGAACATGATGCAGCATGGCAAGCCGCTAGAGCTGAATTTATGGCAAAGCATGAGGCACATATTGAACTATCTTCAGTGCCAGATTCAGCACCTGAAGTGAAAAGTAAGGCGCCGGTTGTTCCCGACGAGCCAATGGATGATGTCATGGATGCTGATGACGATATGGAATTTGAAGATACGGGTTTTGAAGCCAGTATGAGTGATGATGGTGACGAGGACAGGTAGCATCAATGCAAATGGCATTGGTTGACTATAGTATTGTCATTACAATAAAAAAGGCGCTCCCTTAAGGGTAGCGCCTTTTTTATGGAGAACTCTCAGGGCTTATAGCACACCAAACTCATAGCGAGTGTGATGGTGATAAGTATCACCTGCAGCAATCCACGGCTCACCCGGTAAGTGGGGTTGATTTGGAGAGTCTGGTAGCATCTGCGGCTCAATACATACAGCGCGATGGGATTGATAAATCTCCCCTTTAAAACCTTTTGTTCCCTCAAGGAAGTTTGCCCCATATAACTGAACGCCAGGCTGATCAGTATAGATGGTCATAGTGCGGCCGCTTTTAGGGCTTGATAGGCAACCAAAGCGAACAAGATCATGATTTGTCTGAGCTAATACATAACAATGGTCAAAACCATTGGTAGCGCTTAATGCTGCACGCTGTGTCTGCTCAGAAAAAGGCGTCGGTTTTGATAAATCTAAGTCGCTGCCGAGCGTTTCATTCATTGAGATAGGCACGCCGACATCGTTCATGGTTAAATATTGCTGGGCATCGACTTGAATGTGATGACTCACATTCGTCTCACTATCAGCGCCTTCTAAATTAAAGTAACTGTGCTGAGTCAAACTAATAGGACAGGCTTTATCGACCTGAGCTTGAATGTCGATAAGTAAATTATTGCCTTCTAAACGGTAGTCTAGCTGAACTTTACATAGCCCAGGAAAGCCCATTTCTCCATCAGGGCTGTCGACCGTTAACCGCACTCCATCAGCTAAGGTTTCCATATGCCATTGCTTTAAATGAAACCCGTCACGACCGCCATGTAAGCAGTTTGTCGCTTGGTTAATGTCTAGTTGATAGTCTTGCCCTTGATAATGCAATTGACCATTAGCGATACGGTTAGAATAGCGACCTGCAATCGCTCCTAAATAGGCTTGCTGAGCTAAGTAGTCAGCGACACTGTCACAACCCAGTACAATGTTCTGACGCTGTCCAAATTTATCTGCAGTCCATAATTCACGAATGATCCCACCTAGGCTTAGAATTTCGATTGCGATGTTGCCGTTATCGATTCGGACACGCTCGATGCTGCCACCACGAGGGTCTTGCCATGGCTCCAATGCCGTGATTTCAATCATTGTAGTCTCTTCCTGATGAGATAATTAAGCCGTGTGGCAGCCGCTACATTCACTATTAGACACTGCCAGCTGATGCTTTAGTGATTTAGTCGATTCTGCCTGCACCATCACTGGCTGAGCATAAATAAATAATGGCCTCAAGCCCCGTTTGTTCTGGGTATTTGGCTTCAATAGCGTTGACAACAGCATCGGTAAGTTCATGATCAATTAAGGCTACAACGCAGCCATCACTCATACGAACACCGCCACGGTTGCCAATGACGTCTTTAACAATACCGACAAGGGTATCGATTTCTTGCGTGGAAATGTCGAA from the Shewanella japonica genome contains:
- a CDS encoding aldose epimerase family protein encodes the protein MIEITALEPWQDPRGGSIERVRIDNGNIAIEILSLGGIIRELWTADKFGQRQNIVLGCDSVADYLAQQAYLGAIAGRYSNRIANGQLHYQGQDYQLDINQATNCLHGGRDGFHLKQWHMETLADGVRLTVDSPDGEMGFPGLCKVQLDYRLEGNNLLIDIQAQVDKACPISLTQHSYFNLEGADSETNVSHHIQVDAQQYLTMNDVGVPISMNETLGSDLDLSKPTPFSEQTQRAALSATNGFDHCYVLAQTNHDLVRFGCLSSPKSGRTMTIYTDQPGVQLYGANFLEGTKGFKGEIYQSHRAVCIEPQMLPDSPNQPHLPGEPWIAAGDTYHHHTRYEFGVL